In the Anastrepha obliqua isolate idAnaObli1 chromosome 1, idAnaObli1_1.0, whole genome shotgun sequence genome, one interval contains:
- the LOC129235757 gene encoding mitochondrial import inner membrane translocase subunit Tim16 has product MAKYLAQIIMLGGQAIGRAFAKALKQEIAASQEAARRGGGGQQGEKRAEANARTGMTLEEAKQILNVDDLKDLEKIVKNYEHLFAVNDKAKGGSFYLQSKVFRAKERIDTELKQQMDAARAKKDAT; this is encoded by the exons ATGGCTAAGTATTTGGCACAGATAATTATGCTTGGAGGGCAGGCTATCGGTCGTGCTTTTGCAAAGGCGTTAAAGCAAGAGATCGCTGCTTCACAGGAGGCGGCACGACGCGGTGGTGGTGGTCAACAAGGCGAGAAACGTGCTGAAGCAAATGCGCGGACCG GCATGACACTGGAAGAGGCGAAACAAATATTAAACGTGGATGATTTGAAAGATCTGGAAAAGATTGTCAAAAACTATGAACACTTATTTGCTGTGAATGACAAAGCGAAAGGCGGTTCCTTCTATCTGCAATCGAAAGTGTTTCGCGCTAAGGAGCGTATAGATACGGAATTGAAACAACAAATGGATGCGGCGCGAGCGAAGAAAGACGCAACGTGA
- the LOC129248255 gene encoding F-box/LRR-repeat protein 7, giving the protein MSHQTARRAPAPTSLECPLASLGRNSSAVIDSLTGHHQPPYRHPLSSSPLDPQVYQMSRKSPDLSIDADDIIYTPSASQQGDTVDGLLDELVNIEEDADAAAVAAAAQRNHALPEIFQLPRSGSHGSGASVGRITRHQGGRCSVPTVSGAVNGNSTRNAQYFLEKKMDALYLGNAIRALPLGSEASHFQNERYFLEEGLRNICNYSNGTERLTDAHYLRHRASSPSETSGSDRYLLNRTGSPTDAFSSSNHLDNFPNSNSNSTSSNLALEQRFHHTKVKSLSDGLCNIGRFSPSLDQGYATLVSPSPTGHHLNTITTHSIVHHPPPSTTTLTTVTRSRHDNVAPPPWNKKTFRSGPLFDRLPDEVVLKIFNWFDSCELCILARVCRRFDQLAWRPLLWKVISLKGEHLNGDKTLKMIFRQLCGQTCNGSCPEVERVMLSEGCRISDKGLQLLTRRCPELTHLQLQTCVQVSNQALMDVLTKCTNLQHLDVTGCSQVISISMHPNLEQPRRLLLQYLDLTDCIVLDDVGLKIVVKNCPQLVYLYLRRCIKITDAGLKFVPSFCIALKELSISDCVNITDFGLYELAKLGAVLRYLSVAKCDRVSDAGLKVIARRCYKLRYLNARGCEAVSDDSITVLAHSCPRLRALDIGKCDVSDAGLRALAESCPNLKKLSLRNCDMITDRGVQCIAYYCRGLQQLNIQDCQISIEGYRAVKKYCKRCVIEHTNPGFC; this is encoded by the exons ATGTCACATCAGACCGCACGCCGGGCGCCAGCGCCCACAAGCCTCGAATGTCCTTTGGCTTCGCTGGGCCGCAACAGTAGTGCCGTTATCGATTCATTGACGGGTCACCATCAACCGCCATATCGCCATCCGCTCAGTTCCAGTCCACTCGATCCACAGGTATATCAAATGTCACGCAAATCACCTGACCTCAGCATCGACGCGGACGATATCATCTATACGCCATCCGCTTCACAACAGGGCGACACAGTGGATGGACTGCTCGACGAATTGGTCAATATTGAAGAAGATGCAGATGCTGCTGCCGTTGCCGCAGCTGCCCAGCGCAACCACGCACTTccagaaatatttcaattacCCCGCAGCGGGTCGCATGGCAGTGGCGCATCGGTGGGACGTATTACCCGGCACCAGGGTGGACGTTGCAGTGTACCCACTGTATCGGGTGCGGTCAACGGAAATAGCACGCGAAATGCGCAATactttttagagaaaaaaatggATGCGCTATATTTGGGAAACGCGATACGTGCGCTGCCGCTGGGCTCGGAGGCGAGCCATTTTCAGAACGAGCGCTACTTTCTCGAAGAAGGGCTGCGCAATATATGTAATTACAGTAATGGTACTGAACGATTAACTG aTGCGCACTACCTACGGCATCGCGCGTCAAGCCCCAGCGAAACGAGCGGATCCGATCGTTACCTACTCAATCGCACCGGTTCACCAACGGATGCATTCAGCTCGTCCAATCATCTGGACAATTTCCCCAATTCGAACAGTAACAGCACATCCTCCAATCTTGCGCTGGAACAACGTTTCCATCACACCAAAGTGAAAAGTCTATCCGATGGTCTATGCAACATTGGTCGCTTCTCGCCTAGTCTAGATCAAGGTTATGCCACTCTTGTCTCGCCATCGCCAACGGGTCACCATCTGAATACCATTACAACACATAGTATCGTTCACCACCCACCACCGTCCACGACCACATTGACGACGGTGACACGCTCACGACACGACAATGTTGCGCCACCACCGTGGAACAAGAAGACCTTTCGTTCGGGACCACTCTTTGATCGGCTGCCCGACGAAGTCGTATTAAAGATTTTCAACTGGTTCGACAGCTGCGAATTATGCATTTTGGCGCGCGTTTGTCGACGCTTTGACCAACTCGCATGGCGCCCACTGCTATGGAAGGTGATTTCGCTGAAAGGCGAGCATCTAAATGGCGATAAAACACTCAAAATGATATTCCGACAGCTGTGCGGCCAAACTTGCAACGGCTCTTGCCCAGAAGTTGAGCGAGTTATGCTCTCTGAAGGCTGTCGCATATCAGACAAAGGTTTACAACTGCTGACACGACGCTGCCCTGAGCTGACACATCTACAGCTGCAGACGTGCGTACAGGTGTCCAATCAGGCGTTAATGGATGTGCTTACGAAATGTACCAATTTGCAGCATCTCGATGTGACGG GTTGCAGTCAGGTGATCAGCATTAGCATGCATCCGAACCTGGAACAGCCACGTCGTCTTCTGTTGCAGTATTTGGATCTTACGGATTGTATTGTCTTAGATGATGTCGGGCTTAAAATCGTGGTGAAAAATTGTCCTCAACTGGTATATCTTTACCTTAGGCGCTGTATCAAAATCACAG ATGCCGGCTTAAAATTCGTGCCAAGCTTTTGTATTGCTCTCAAGGAGCTCAGCATATCCGATTGCGTGAACATTACCGATTTTGGGCTATACGAGCTCGCCAAACTTGGCGCCGTTCTACGCTATCTCTCTGTGGCGAAATGTGATCGTGTCTCTGATGCTGGCCTCAAGGTGATCGCGCGTCGCTGCTACAAGCTACGTTATCTAAATGCACGCGGCTGTGAAGCAGTTAGCGATGATTCTATAACGGTGTTGGCACATTCCTGCCCGCGACTGCGCGCACTCGACATCGGCAAGTGTGACGTGAGTGATGCCGGCCTGCGTGCACTCGCCGAAAGTTGTCCGAATCTGAAGAAGCTCAGTTTGCGGAATTGTGATATGATTACAGACCGGGGCGTGCAGTGTATCGCGTACTATTGTCGTGGCCTTCAACAGCTAAACATACAGGATTGTCAGATATCGATCGAAGGCTATCGAgcagtgaaaaaatattgcaagcgaTGTGTTATAGAGCATACGAATCCAGGATTTTGTTGA
- the LOC129248277 gene encoding kunitz-type serine protease inhibitor 2 has product MSAQSTNVCNLPSETGHCRAAKRRYHFDADSNRCRIFIYGGCGGNGNNFRRREDCEAACLKS; this is encoded by the exons atgagCGCGCAATCGACAAATG TTTGCAATCTACCCTCTGAGACTGGCCATTGTCGTGCTGCGAAGAGGCGCTACCACTTTGACGCCGATTCAAATAGGTGCAGGATCTTTATTTATGGAGGCTGTGGcggaaatggcaataatttccgAAGAAGGGAGGACTGTGAAGCTGCGTGTTTAAAAAGCTGA